The Plasmodium gaboni strain SY75 chromosome 3, whole genome shotgun sequence genome includes the window TAATATGATACCATctaataatacaaaattaaataatatacttgaaaaaaataatcataataaaatgaattatgattatattttaacaagaaataaaaaaaaaagaaccAGCATcgaaaaaaataacaaacataatgataatatgataggtgatgtttattataaaattgcgtattatttaaaaaaaaataggaAATATATGCAAAgcatattaaaaaaaaattatgtcATTAAAATTTATCTAGTCAGACATATGGAAGCTTTACATAATAGAgaagtaataaaaaattcaaCGATATCTAGAGATATGatttatagaaataaaGACTTTTTTGATTGCAAAGCTAGTGAAGaaggaaaaataaaatctGAACAACTCAAGTCCAAAGATAATAAACTTTATCAAAAACTTATCAAGTTGTATAATGAATCTATGCATGATAAGGACGAACATACAAGTGACATTAACATGAACCAACAAAAACATAATGctaaacataaaaattataataacaataatattaatcataataataatactttACATATTAATCATAATAGTAATACGCTCCATATTAATCATAGTTATAGTAATCATCGCAGTAATGAACATGACAAAGGAGCCTTcgaaaaaaataacaattttgttattattacttCACCTTTAAGAAGATGTCTTGAAACGACAAAACACTTTCTgaattttaaaaaaaatattatagtTTATGAAGCTGTAAGAGAAACTGCTGGAAACTATTATAGTGATCAAAGATCCAAAACGTCAGATGTTAAAAAATTCTGTGATCAGAATTTTGAAGATTATGAACTTATTTGCTTCGGTGAAACAGACACATTATCAGGAAACAAATATAGAGAAACCTCTGAACAAGTCTATTGCAGATGTTTACAATTCTTAAAATTAATCCATGCATTAGctattaattattttgcttcattagaaaaaatgaatcaaccagaagaaataaataataaaaattatgaaaatatgaattCGAAAACATATACTAATGATGCTATTTCTGAAAATGttgaaaatgaaaaagcTTGCTCAGCTAGCcaaaatgataatttttttgaaaatagCCTGAACAATTCAGGTAAAAtaaatgagaaaaaaaaaaaggcTGAAAAGCAAgatgataatgaaaaaaaggaatttgatgagaatattataataaaagagGAGTATGAAGAAGTGACAGTGGAAAGTAATAAAGATGttaatgatgatgatgatgatgaaatGTTGAATGATTTAagtacaaaaaaaataaataaaataaacaaaaataataatagtaatagtTGTTGTGTTAATAATAGCATATCAAACAGTTCCGATTGTGATAAAAATGTTGAGAATGTAAAAGAAAGGAAAAATAAGAAACATGTTTATAATGTTGTGATGGTTTCTCATAGTTCATTTATTGTTCATATGTTAGCTTTATTAGATTATTTAGATTTAGATTTTCGAGGATTAAATAATTGTGATATTAGAAAAATAAGTATTCCATTGACTCattcctttttattttataataatataactAATTTACAAATTGCACGTCCCTTatcaataaataatattccTATAAgttatatgaataaaaatagaacattaaaaaaagcttataaagataaatatatatatacaataaataGTTATACAGAATTCGATGAGCTAATATGTTCACACCCATGCACAgtaattatatatcaatatgatatgcttataaaaaatgagaagaataaaaaatatttagaCATGGTGCAAAGGTTTATTGATAAGagtaataattattataacaactcgaatgaagaaaaaaaaaagaatgtTTATTCAAATggtttatataaaaattatgtttTAAGAAATAAGTCCTTAGGGCGCAATGTGTTAATATATGATGGTAGTGagtatattatatatgttccAGAAAAACGTTCATGggaaataaataaaaaaggatatataGTTGGTCAGAATATTATTCTTGTAGTATTGCCAGATGTAGAATctaaaattataaataagGATAATCTTGATGAAGAGGAGAATATATCTatgaaaacaaaaaataaagaacaaaatgaaaattataaaaaaggatctcattatttaaaaaatgtaatagACGTTATAAAcaattatgataatatacAAGATCTAATAAAATCATCTGATTTTTGGATTActttaaaagaaaatataaaaaatatagatatagctacttttcaaaaatttttgattgaaaaatataatacaattataaaaaatgaaatggATGTATGTTATGTAGATATTATTGGATGTATTGAGAATAAAGaatttatgaaaaaaaatgaaaaaaaatgtaatggatatttgaaaatattgaaagaaaaatatgaaaaaaatagtgatataaattttgaagaggaatgtaaatatattaatgaaaattttatagaagaaatatttaaCTCTGATTATTCTTTAGTAAATTcagaaataaaaaatgaaaaacaCAAATCAAGTGATAAGtacaacaataataataataataataataataataataataataatagttatatacaaaataatgaCTTGgttgaagaaaatataattagaagaaaatttatttacataccaaaaaaagatagtaacaatataaaaattcaaCCCAATATAAAAggaacatataaaaatgaaaaacaaaataaaagttttcttcaagaaaatattaactTATTAAAATCATTTCCACAATCTATTCAAAATTTAAGTGTGGAAATGTTTTATCgtgataattatttttattttcattgtttaaataagtatattaaaagtaaaaacaaaattgaaggattaattatatgtaaacTATTGGCATATCTTGATCTTTTAAGAACATATAATACTCCTCAGATGAATAAAACATATCAAAGATTAATTCATATAGAACAAAAAATTGATAACAATACTAAAGGGGTAGGAGAAACACTTAATACATATTCATGTGACATTAATCCTGTGCTTGCTAATAATACTTCTTATTATGGAGAAGGaccaaaaaaatataagacCATTCATTCAATACCAGGcaagaaaattataaaaaaaaaaaaaaaaaatatatatatatataataaatgaacgtatgaataattttttagGGAAATGTTCAATAATTTCAAAGTgtgcatatatatatatatatataaatatatatatattttatatacatttatgtgtttatattttttatatttatttatttttttttatttttttagGAAGGAAAAAAAGTGTGGTTGATGATTTGAACTTTTTgagatataatattcttaCCGTAGCTGGAGGTGCCGAGAACGTTTACATTTTGAATGTTTTAAAatgattattttatatgaatgatttttttttttttttttttttattattatattatttaatttttttcttttaaaaagtTGATACATAAACAcataaatgtatatattatatatatatatatatatgtgtgtatatatgtatgattatttttttgatatatatttttttcatattgAAAAGAGGGCtttacaattttttttaacagtaatatataaaataatgtataatatatatatatatatatatatattatatatatatatgtgtgtgtgcttataaatatatttatttatgcTTATATGAATAGACCTATTCTCgatttttttatatattttttattttaattatatcGATATATGCATATcgtttaaaaaaaaaaaaaaaaaaaaaaaaaaaaaaagggaaTACTAAAGAtagcatatatataatatattatatatatgtgtatatttaatttatatatatatatattttattttatttttttaaatgatatacatatatcgatattataaaaaaaaaaaaaaattttaaataattgTAATTTCTCCTTTTCTCATTAAATAAAGacttttaaaaaaaaaagaatacaaaatgtgtattttttaatttttaatatatatttatatacttaaataatttattttattttttttatttaaaatattttaattatttaattgtttattattttttttgcaTTTACATATTAATCTTGTTTATTCTTGTTTTAAACTTGTTCgatcttatatatatatatatatatatatatattaatgttCTGTGacattaatatttaatgatatattattatgcttatataatataatataataaaaatttaaaagaataatttttatttttttaaattttaaaaagcaagaaaaattaaaaatatatttacacaatatatatatatatattaatatatatgtgtgaATATTTGTTGAAAGGGTAGTATagtatatacatataagttaatatatattatatattaaatattttatatatacataagacatatatatatatattttttttattaaaatgaaaGTGGGAATagtatttttttgtttaatcCTTTTTGTGGTAGTAGGAGCGTGTAACAATGTGAAGGAAAAGATTTTTAAGAATATTAAGAAAAGaacaaaatttataatattgaatGAACCGATAGTAGATTTAAGTTTCAGCGAGAATTTATTTCATACgttattatttgatttaGATGTAGATAagaatttatatacattagATGAGAGTTTATTAAATCTTGAGAATTTGAATTATTCTTCAATATTTCGTTTACTTGTTGATAcatataagaatataaaagaaaatagagatgataatgaaaatattcgatatatatttttaggTACGTCATTTTCAAGAATTCATCCTTTaaattttgaatattttttgagAAAGctgaataaatatatatataatgagAATGTATATGAAAAGGGTAATGTGGATATTAGAGgaatattaaatgaatataataatgagattgaagaaaagaaaattgaaaaagaaaaactTAACAAGATCAAAgataagaataataatgataatatttataatgatgatattgATGTACATGAAGTGTTAGAAGATATTATtagaaaagaaaagaaattctttttaaatgatgatgatgaaaatgatagtaatgataaatatattttaaaaacagatgaagataataaatataaaggaTTTTTTATAGGATATGGTTTTAATGATGAAATACCATCTGTAAttcatcattataattttgataagaattttttatttccttCTTTAAATAGTGgtatattatta containing:
- a CDS encoding putative phosphoglycerate mutase, producing MQNNKTMDNYNCRSFKKEEYYKNYYYNQDHYMINNNLYNKYNSYDEEYTYNKSSNKKNSSYTYYSKESIGHKKKKPSFLKSQYANNMIPSNNTKLNNILEKNNHNKMNYDYILTRNKKKRTSIEKNNKHNDNMIGDVYYKIAYYLKKNRKYMQSILKKNYVIKIYLVRHMEALHNREVIKNSTISRDMIYRNKDFFDCKASEEGKIKSEQLKSKDNKLYQKLIKLYNESMHDKDEHTSDINMNQQKHNAKHKNYNNNNINHNNNTLHINHNSNTLHINHSYSNHRSNEHDKGAFEKNNNFVIITSPLRRCLETTKHFLNFKKNIIVYEAVRETAGNYYSDQRSKTSDVKKFCDQNFEDYELICFGETDTLSGNKYRETSEQVYCRCLQFLKLIHALAINYFASLEKMNQPEEINNKNYENMNSKTYTNDAISENVENEKACSASQNDNFFENSLNNSGKINEKKKKAEKQDDNEKKEFDENIIIKEEYEEVTVESNKDVNDDDDDEMLNDLSTKKINKINKNNNSNSCCVNNSISNSSDCDKNVENVKERKNKKHVYNVVMVSHSSFIVHMLALLDYLDLDFRGLNNCDIRKISIPLTHSFLFYNNITNLQIARPLSINNIPISYMNKNRTLKKAYKDKYIYTINSYTEFDELICSHPCTVIIYQYDMLIKNEKNKKYLDMVQRFIDKSNNYYNNSNEEKKKNVYSNGLYKNYVLRNKSLGRNVLIYDGSEYIIYVPEKRSWEINKKGYIVGQNIILVVLPDVESKIINKDNLDEEENISMKTKNKEQNENYKKGSHYLKNVIDVINNYDNIQDLIKSSDFWITLKENIKNIDIATFQKFLIEKYNTIIKNEMDVCYVDIIGCIENKEFMKKNEKKCNGYLKILKEKYEKNSDINFEEECKYINENFIEEIFNSDYSLVNSEIKNEKHKSSDKYNNNNNNNNNNNNNNSYIQNNDLVEENIIRRKFIYIPKKDSNNIKIQPNIKGTYKNEKQNKSFLQENINLLKSFPQSIQNLSVEMFYRDNYFYFHCLNKYIKSKNKIEGLIICKLLAYLDLLRTYNTPQMNKTYQRLIHIEQKIDNNTKGVGETLNTYSCDINPVLANNTSYYGEGPKKYKTIHSIPGRKKSVVDDLNFLRYNILTVAGGAENVYILNVLK